Part of the Thermococcus barophilus MP genome, ATGTCTTCCTTCAGCAAACTTCTTTGGATCAACAATAGGACCAACAGTCGATGGATCAAACACAATTTTAATGCCATTATAGTAATATTCCGCCCATGCATGATCCTCACCAGGTGCTCTAACAATCCTCGCTTTAACCCCCGCATGAGTCATTATGAATACAAAAACTCGAGCATATTCCTCACAGTTAGCTAATTTTGAATGAAGTATCCATGAAACAGGAGTTGGATAAAATGTTGGCCTCAAAAACCATCTATATTCCCCCTCTATTTTATATATGCCTATGTTTCTGAGAAGTTCTGGAGTTTTTTGATAATAAGTATATGGAGACACAAAGTTTGATTTTTCCCAAAAGTAAATATTCAACGCAATTTTATTGGGATTAGTCTCATTTCCAATAACAGTAGATACTACATCATTAATAATTTTCTCACCCCATATCGCATCATAAATAGCAGGTATCAAATTAAGGAGGAAAATCCATACTAATGATACCAATAGTCCATGTTTTACTCCCAAAACAATTGTCAACTTAAGACTTCTTTTCATCAGATTGTTTCACCTTTTTCTTCTCTTCTGGGGCTTTCTTTAAATAATAATTGATGCTAACTAAAGTGCCAACAACAGATCCAAAGACAGAACCAAAGGTAATCCCTAAAACAAAATATCTTCTCATTGTGAGCCTAATAGAATTCTTAAGAGACAAGACTTGAGAACTCAACTGCTCTATTCGTTGATTTAGAATATTTATGTTGTTTCTTATCTGTATTAACTCAAAATTGGTAACATTCACACTAATGTTTTCGTAAAGACTTTTGTAATAGTCCCTTTCTTTGGTGACATTCTCCAGTGTCTTATTGAGTATTAGTAATTGTTGATAACATTCTGCAAGAGCCTGATCAATATTTTCTGAAATCGGAGTAGTGGGAATACCATAGACCAAAAGCACTGAAACAAAACTAACAACAAACACAAAAATCCAAAATAAACGAAATCTAACTTTCATAATTATCACCATATAATGTGAATACACTAAAGCAAGCTCTCTATCAACTTGTAGTCCTCTTCTGGCAGTTCTCTCATAGCTTTGCCCATCAAGTGACCGCTCCACTTCTTCTTGTTTGTGATGAACTTCAGCTTTGGAATTAAGGGCT contains:
- a CDS encoding transglutaminase-like domain-containing protein yields the protein MKRSLKLTIVLGVKHGLLVSLVWIFLLNLIPAIYDAIWGEKIINDVVSTVIGNETNPNKIALNIYFWEKSNFVSPYTYYQKTPELLRNIGIYKIEGEYRWFLRPTFYPTPVSWILHSKLANCEEYARVFVFIMTHAGVKARIVRAPGEDHAWAEYYYNGIKIVFDPSTVGPIVDPKKFAEGRHWSYVESVDMFNPADRIDVSDEYIKRGKLIVKISKRNTPVKGATVVVYSTYLMKRYPDRYRSPRKVLEQISDENGMATFLLGENEYLLKIKKCYMGFLCLITERKAYVKVDDTSIVDVDFSTARLSNGTIFLMLIGIFGMLIIFWKKRRRKQ